The genomic stretch TTTCTCGTTTAAATCGCCTACCAAGCTGGCCAAAAAGGAAACGGTGTCCTTTTCCTTGGGTAGAAACTCGGCTGCTGCTTCAGATAACCTAGGGTCGGTTTCCCCTGAGGCATCTAGGTAGGGAGCAAGGGCTCTTTTTTCGGATTCGGAATAGGTAACCGGGAGCTCTAACGCATTCTGAGAAAGAAGAAAATCAAACGGATTTCTCTCTGCCTTCCGCAATAGGAGTCGATTGGTAACGACGAAAGAGTCTGTGTCGCCCAATAGCTCATAGGAGTAGACGGGGTTCTCGAAAGCGTCCCGCACAAAACGGAAAGAACCTTCGGGTGTCGCATTTAAATCCTGTTCATACTGACGGAACCTGGGCGTCAAACGGATTGACTGTAAGGAGAGGCTTACAGGGATGCTGTACCTGTATTCGGTTCGGTGAACTACCTCGTAGAACTCTTGTTTGTCTCCTTTTAGGATGCGGTCCATGGCTCCTCGGCGATTTGGTTGCGGGAATTTTCGAAGCGCGAGAAGAGAAAGAAAAAGTCTGACAAGCGATTCGTGTAGGAAAGCACGGAGGGTTGAACGGGAGAAGATTGATTCAATCTGCTGAGGGTCCTCTCTGCCCTTCGGATCACAGTGCGAATGACGTGTGAAAGCGCAGCAGTTTCGCAACCGCCTGGAAGAAGAAAAAAGTTTGGTTTTTCCCCAACTAATTTCTCCGTTTCATCGATCCAGGATTCGACTTCTTTGGTATGCTGCTCTGAGAAAGCCTTTTCGGATGTGCTGTTGGGAGCATTCGCGACCACTGCCATCAATTCCATTAGGTTTCGTTGAATCTGTGCCATGTGGTTTTGCATGGGATGCTCCTTATCCATTCTAACCCTTAGTAAACCAATGAATGAGCAAGCCTCGTCAAAAGTGCCGTAGCAATCGACACGGTTTTCGTCTTTGCGAACCCGAAGGCCTCCGATCAACTGGCAGGTGCCTTGATCGCCTTTTCGAGTGTAGATTCTTGACCGTGCCATGGTGCCCAGAGATGTGAATTTCCTCGGTCAAAACAGTCAAGGCCTAGATTGTCGGGCACTGGCCTAGATCATTCGGTAAAAGGCAAGGAGACAAATTACCCTGGAAAGCGTTTGAGACTGTCTTCGAGTCCACCGATTCGGCTTTCTGCCAGCCACACACTGGAAAAGTCTCTTTTGATCTCCTTCAATTCATCGTCGAGATCGAACGCATCCTTCATTCTGCGATTCATTTTACCGGCGCACCGATGTGCTGCCCACAGATTCATTCTCTTCGCTAATTGAATAGAGGGATCAAGCTCGTCGGTCGGGATTGCGTTCATCCATTCGCAGACTCTCTCAAGTTTCTGGATGTCGACAAGTTTCGATAGCTCATCGATCTTTTCGTTTGAGCTAAAGAAGGCGGCGTGGAGAAAGCTTTGGTTGTGATTCGGATAAGGGAGCATTTCGTCGACTCTTCCGAGGTTGACGATGGCCTGTCCATGACCAGGCCGCTTACTCGGGTAGAATACTTGGTCGATCAGACCGCCCAAATCGTCTGTACCCCGATTTCCTGACCACGATGCCAGAGCAGCCAAGACCAAGCTCGGAAAAAGAGAAGGTGTCGCCTGCTGATGACCACCGTCACCCCAACACGTAAGAACGAGTCCTCGTGCACCTTGATTGAACCCATTGGTCGCAGCCGATTCGATATTTCGGGTGGCAAACGAGAGTCTTCCTGTAAAGCTATTCCACGTTCCGGATCCTGGTACTACTTGAAACCTTCCACGGAAGCCTGCCTTCGAGACAACTTCACACTGTTCGGCAAACGGATGGTCAGGATGGTATCCCCAGATCGCAGGAATGACGTTTTTCGGGAGTTTTTCGACGAGCTTGGGTCTTTCGAGAATGATGTCAGCCCAAAAGATTGGCTCCTTTCCGAGGCTGGTCGTGATTTCGAAAATCGTTTCGAGAAACGGCAGATAGACTGAGTGTTTGCCATGTTTTTCTACCATTTCCCGAGAACGTCCCTGACCGAGTTCCCACGGTTCGTCTCCTCCGATATTCGCCTTTTTCGATCGGTAGATCGGGAGGACCTCATCGAGAATCTCACGCACGAAGTGTTCGCTTTCCTTTGATGGGTAGAGCGTCGTGCCATGATCTCTGGGTCCAGTGACTGGATGGTTAAATCCGTTGGGACACTCGGCGAGGTGCTGGTAATCTGAATGCCGAAGCCATCGCTCCATATGACCAAAGCAGTTTTGATTGGGGACAAGTTCGATCTGTCTTTGGGCGCAGTGTTTCTCCAATGCCTGGACTTCGTCTTTTGTCAGAGGAGAAGCCTCTTTCCAAACCGTTTCATGTTTGGCGAACGCGAACGTGTGCTCCGTATATAGCTGGAGTTGATTGTAGCGGAGGGCGGCTAACCAATCGACCAGCGCGAATAGAAATTCCATCGTTGGAACGCGGTCACGGCTGATATCGAGCATGAATCCTCGTTCGGCAAACAGAGGATTGTCCTGAAAAATGGCTTCCCGCCGAAAATAATCATCTTTTTGCGAGCCTAAGAAAGCCGCTGCGTATTGCTGGCCCGCTTCGGTTTCTGCTTTGATCCGTGGCGGTGAGTTCAAGCTGCAATGAAGCCGGAACCCGTCACCGGTTACCGGCGGTAACTGGACCTTTGGTGCATACTGTTCCGCTTCAAAAATCATGCTTCCATGAGGTTGGATTCGCATTTGTCTGTCAACTGGCCTTGTTCGATCCAAAGGAGGGTAGTCGAAGTGCCCTTTAGAGAAAGACGTTTCCGTTCGAGAGATTGTCTCAAGGCCTTGCAGGCGACGATTTGCTGGACTGATTCGCAATGGAGCGGCATTTATCGGGGAAGATGCTCAAGGCGAAGAAAGACCGGTTCCGGACGTGGATTCTGTTCCGCTACTGTCGGTGGTCTATGAGGAAGAAGTTTTTCTCCGTGCGTCTTTATGTGGATCGAGCCGCGTTTCAGGAGGCTCAAACCTTTCCTCTCATTCTCTACGGGAACCACTGCTACTGGTGGGATGGACTAATGGAGACTCTGATTTTCGATCAGCTGATGCTCGATTACTACATCATGATGGAAGAGAAGAATCTTCGGCAGTTCCCATTCTTTCAGAAAACGGGTGTATTCGGGGTCGATCTTGAGAGCCGGGAAGGGCGTAGTCAGGCACTTCTCTATGCCGCACGACTCCTCAGGAGTGACAGTCTTCGCAGAACTTTGGTTATGTATCCGCACGGCAAGTTGGTCGAAGATTTCGATGAGTGGCCGGAGTTCCATGCTGGTTTGGAGGGACTTCTTCGCTTGAATGAACAGGCAAAGGCAAGACCG from Verrucomicrobiota bacterium encodes the following:
- a CDS encoding transglutaminase family protein, translating into MDRILKGDKQEFYEVVHRTEYRYSIPVSLSLQSIRLTPRFRQYEQDLNATPEGSFRFVRDAFENPVYSYELLGDTDSFVVTNRLLLRKAERNPFDFLLSQNALELPVTYSESEKRALAPYLDASGETDPRLSEAAAEFLPKEKDTVSFLASLVGDLNEKLIYEPRDEPGILTTAELLDRGAGSCRDFSALLQGLLNRAGFASRFVSGYLLETGDLQGAEAMHAWTEVYLSGAGWIGLDPTNGIFTNEDFVACAVATQPLEATPVEGKCFSDERVESELETNLKITPPNENTMG
- a CDS encoding cob(I)yrinic acid a,c-diamide adenosyltransferase — protein: MARSRIYTRKGDQGTCQLIGGLRVRKDENRVDCYGTFDEACSFIGLLRVRMDKEHPMQNHMAQIQRNLMELMAVVANAPNSTSEKAFSEQHTKEVESWIDETEKLVGEKPNFFLLPGGCETAALSHVIRTVIRRAERTLSRLNQSSPVQPSVLSYTNRLSDFFFLFSRFENSRNQIAEEPWTAS
- a CDS encoding beta-N-acetylhexosaminidase, producing the protein MIFEAEQYAPKVQLPPVTGDGFRLHCSLNSPPRIKAETEAGQQYAAAFLGSQKDDYFRREAIFQDNPLFAERGFMLDISRDRVPTMEFLFALVDWLAALRYNQLQLYTEHTFAFAKHETVWKEASPLTKDEVQALEKHCAQRQIELVPNQNCFGHMERWLRHSDYQHLAECPNGFNHPVTGPRDHGTTLYPSKESEHFVREILDEVLPIYRSKKANIGGDEPWELGQGRSREMVEKHGKHSVYLPFLETIFEITTSLGKEPIFWADIILERPKLVEKLPKNVIPAIWGYHPDHPFAEQCEVVSKAGFRGRFQVVPGSGTWNSFTGRLSFATRNIESAATNGFNQGARGLVLTCWGDGGHQQATPSLFPSLVLAALASWSGNRGTDDLGGLIDQVFYPSKRPGHGQAIVNLGRVDEMLPYPNHNQSFLHAAFFSSNEKIDELSKLVDIQKLERVCEWMNAIPTDELDPSIQLAKRMNLWAAHRCAGKMNRRMKDAFDLDDELKEIKRDFSSVWLAESRIGGLEDSLKRFPG